A window of the Helianthus annuus cultivar XRQ/B chromosome 4, HanXRQr2.0-SUNRISE, whole genome shotgun sequence genome harbors these coding sequences:
- the LOC110934062 gene encoding uncharacterized protein LOC110934062 gives MFPTLFCQGTGVGGFGFETVDSSGLSGGLISVWDESIFAVEGNNKHRNFLHVRGKLKGSNRVVNLLNVYAPQGIQAKKEIWDLICDLILSNDGLWVVCGDFNAVRFREEKRNCSFKPSCASNFNSLIYDAGLIEYEMRGRKFTWQSENSQKMSKLDRFLVNSDFFNDWPEARVQALPSLWSDHCPIVLTSKSANFGARPFRFFNSWLGREGFKEVVEEACLSFSASECNPDVRLIKKLGYVRSKLKSGEMR, from the coding sequence ATGTTCCCCACTCTGTTTTGTCAAGGTACTGGGGTAGGGGGTTTTGGTTTTGAGACAGTTGACTCGTCGGGTCTGTCGGGTGGTTTAATCTCGGTGTGGGATGAGAGTATTTTTGCCGTGGAAGGGAATAACAAGCACAGGAATTTCTTACATGTTCGTGGGAAGTTGAAAGGGTCTAATAGGGTGGTGAATTTGCTGAATGTTTACGCCCCGCAGGGGATTCAGGCAAAAAAGGAGATTTGGGATCTCATATGTGATTTAATCCTGTCCAATGATGGTTTGTGGGTTGTTTGTGGGGATTTCAACGCTGTCCGCTTTCGGGAGGAGAAAAGAAATTGTTCTTTTAAGCCCAGCTGTGCAAGTAACTTTAATTCTCTTATCTATGACGCCGGATTGATTGAGTATGAGATGAGAGGTAGGAAATTTACTTGGCAATCAGAGAATAGTCAGAAGATGAGCAAATTAGACAGATTTTTGGTGAATTCTGACTTTTTCAATGATTGGCCCGAGGCCCGCGTTCAGGCCCTTCCTAGTTTATGGTCAGATCATTGTCCCATCGTCTTAACTTCTAAATCAGCTAACTTTGGTGCTCGGCCCTTCCGGTTTTTTAATTCGTGGTTGGGGAGAGAAGGCTTCAAAGAAGTGGTTGAGGAAGCGTGTCTTAGCTTCTCGGCGTCGGAGTGCAATCCAGATGTGAGGTTAATTAAGAAATTGGGGTATGTTCGGTCTAAATTAAAGAGTGGAGAGATGCGATGA
- the LOC110934063 gene encoding uncharacterized protein LOC110934063 — translation MSKEGEILNLAKQELEELESALEVRDLEEEEIWALAENKRIIEEIELAKVKDLKQRSRVCWAKEGDENSKFFHTMINCRKASNVIHGITVGNEWVSKPSLVKKEVFNFFQGPWAGRFQLSIFQNVLEVVRGGFFRIMSGFFDSGSISEGCGSSFITLVPKVRDPLGLGDYRPISLVGVINKVVSKILANRLKKVLGSGISDSQSAFLGGRLILDGPLVINEVHAWLKRSGKKAFLFKIDFEKAYDIINWKFVVDMFSYMGFGERWCKWIWGVLSSARASVLVNGASTFEFKWEKGMRQGDPLSPFLFVAVMEGLSSILDKAKEVGVFSGVALPDDGPLISHLFFADDALIVGEWNSNGALNVVRLLRSFHACSGLKINLGKSNLYGIGVDNGEVGRLAEVVGCKQDSFPFKYLGLKVGANMNRVNNWKMVYDIFESRLALWKSALLSMGGRTTLIRSVLQSLPCYFFSLYKAPVKVVKDLEGMIRKFLWGGSSVGNKTHWVSWDIVARSKDKGGLGLKKLCNINKAMLFKWAWRYKTEKGRLWVKVVDSLHSRGSGWSFLPVNKSVGGVWSNIVAVVNKPLRDGSSIRNFFRGRIGRGDETLFWLDPWLRNIPLKESFPHLFALEVVKTCSVNERLAGNWLWRHDPDQEDEATELAELCAAVSLVVLTERKDGWVWKGDQSGVFSVSSARKLLENMEGSGCCFQLDWCKWVPIKCNVFVWRAGLGRIPTVDELQKRGMDVGEGFCPLCRSEEETASHLFTSCYIAAVLWQKISGWCRIPPIYAFSVKDLLEFHKYCSLGTEAKDALHGIMFTACWCLWLMRNKAIFSAAVVKVDSIFSEVKSLGYLWYKNRAKVCSLEFVPGPIFGLGCVF, via the exons ATGTCCAAGGAAGGGGAAATCCTTAATTTGGCAAAACAGGAATTGGAGGAGCTGGAATCTGCTCTTGAGGTTAGGGATCTTGAGGAGGAGGAGATTTGGGCCTTAGCGGAAAACAAAAGGATAATCGAGGAGATCGAGCTGGCCAAGGTTAAAGATCTTAAGCAAAGGTCCCGTGTTTGTTGGGCTAAAGAGGGAGATGAAAACTCGAAGTTCTTTCACACTATGATCAACTGTAGGAAGGCCAGTAATGTGATTCATGGGATAACAGTTGGAAATGAGTGGGTTTCCAAACCGTCTTTAGTGAAAAAGGAGGTGTTTAATTTTTTTCAG GGCCCCTGGGCCGGACGGTTTCAACTTTCGATTTTTCAAAACGTTTTGGAGGTTGTTCGAGGAGGATTTTTCCGCATTATGTCGGGTTTTTTTGACTCGGGTAGTATTAGTGAAGGTTGTGGTTCTTCATTCATCACTCTTGTGCCGAAAGTGAGAGATCCGCTGGGGCTTGGCGATTATCGCCCGATTAGTTTAGTCGGGGTTATTAATAAGGTGGTGTCTAAAATTCTCGCGAATAGGCTTAAGAAGGTTCTCGGTTCAGGGATTTCGGATTCCCAATCGGCTTTTTTGGGAGGTAGACTCATCCTTGATGGGCCGCTAGTCATTAACGAAGTTCATGCGTGGCTTAAAAGAAGTGGAAAAAAGGCGTTTTTGTTTAAAATTGACTTTGAAAAAGCTTACGATATTATCAATTGGAAGTTCGTGGTGGATATGTTTAGTTATATGGGGTTTGGAGAAAGGTGGTGCAAGTGGATTTGGGGTGTTTTGTCTTCTGCTCGAGCGTCAGTGTTAGTTAATGGTGCCTCGACTTTTGAGTTTAAGTGGGAGAAAGGGATGCGACAAGGGGACCCTTTATCCCCGTTTTTGTTTGTGGCGGTTATGGAAGGATTATCGAGTATTCTGGATAAAGCTAAGGAGGTTGGGGTATTCTCGGGGGTTGCTCTTCCGGATGATGGGCCTTTGATTTCTCATTTGTTTTTTGCGGATGACGCGTTGATAGTCGGGGAATGGAACTCCAATGGCGCTTTGAACGTTGTCAGGCTTCTTAGGAGTTTCCATGCCTGCTCGGGTTTAAAAATTAACCTGGGTAAGTCCAATCTGTATGGTATTGGAGTAGATAATGGGGAGGTGGGGAGGTTGGCCGAAGTGGTAGGGTGTAAACAGGATTCGTTTCCGTTTAAGTACCTAGGTTTGAAGGTGGGGGCGAACATGAACCGTGTTAATAATTGGAAGATGGTGTACGATATTTTTGAGTCGAGATTAGCTCTTTGGAAATCGGCTCTGTTATCGATGGGAGGTAGAACTACGTTGATCCGCTCTGTCCTTCAAAGTCTCCCGTGCTATTTTTTCTCGTTATATAAAGCGCCGGTAAAAGTAGTTAAAGATCTAGAAGGAATGATTAGAAAGTTCCTATGGGGAGGGTCAAGTGTGGGAAATAAAACCCACTGGGTCTCTTGGGATATCGTGGCGAGATCCAAGGATAAAGGGGGTCTAGGGCTTAAGAAGTTGTGTAATATCAATAAGGCGATGCTTTTTAAATGGGCGTGGAGATATAAAACGGAAAAGGGCAGGCTTTGGGTCAAGGTCGTTGATTCATTACATTCCAGAGGTTCGGGTTGGTCGTTTCTTCCGGTCAATAAGTCTGTAGGTGGGGTGTGGTCTAATATAGTTGCTGTTGTTAATAAGCCGCTGCGTGATGGATCGAGTATCCGCAATTTTTTTAGAGGCAGAATTGGCAGAGGGGACGAAACTCTCTTTTGGCTGGACCCGTGGCTCCGGAACATCCCGCTGAAAGAGTCTTTTCCTCATTTGTTTGCTTTGGAGGTCGTTAAAACATGTTCTGTCAACGAGAGGCTAGCTGGAAACTGGCTATGGAGGCACGATCCGGATCAGGAAGACGAAGCAACAGAACTTGCGGAGTTATGTGCTGCGGTTTCCTTAGTGGTCTTAACGGAGAGAAAGGATGGTTGGGTGTGGAAGGGGGATCAGTCGGGTGTGTTTTCGGTGAGCTCGGCTAGGAAATTATTGGAAAATATGGAAGGTTCGGGTTGTTGCTTCCAGCTTGATTGGTGCAAGTGGGTCCCCATCAAATGCAATGTGTTTGTGTGGCGAGCGGGGCTGGGTCGGATTCCGACGGTGGACGAGCTTCAGAAAAGAGGAATGGATGTCGGAGAAGGATTTTGTCCGCTTTGCAGATCAGAGGAAGAAACGGCTTCTCATTTGTTCACTTCGTGCTATATTGCGGCTGTCCTGTGGCAGAAAATTAGTGGCTGGTGTCGCATCCCGCCTATTTATGCGTTTTCCGTTAAAGATTTGCTGGAATTCCATAAGTATTGCTCGCTCGGAACTGAAGCTAAAGACGCCCTGCATGGTATCATGTTTACTGCGTGTTGGTGCCTTTGGTTAATGCGTAATAAGGCGATCTTCTCGGCCGCCGTCGTAAAGGTTGATAGTATTTTTAGCGAGGTTAAGTCTTTGGGGTATCTGTGGTATAAGAATAGAGCAAAAG TTTGTAGTTTGGAGTTTGTTCCCGGTCCGATTTTCGGGCTTGGGTGTGTTTTCTAA
- the LOC110937606 gene encoding hydroquinone glucosyltransferase: MQKKPHIAIVPSPGMGHLIPMVEFAKRLKNYHNISATFIISNDGPLSTSQNAFLDSLPNGLNYLILPPINFDDLPQDTQAETLISLMVTRSLHSLREALRPLVVETNMVALFVDLFGTDAFDVAIEFGVPPYVFFPSNAMSLSFTFYLPKLDQMVSCEYRDLPEPVQIPGCIPVHGQDLVDPVQDRKNDAYKWMLHNVKRYMMAEGIVVNTFKELESDALKVLLEDGAGKPRVYPVGPLIQTGSSSDVDGLECLRWLDGQPCGSVLYISFGSGGTLSTNQLNELAMGLELSEQKFLWVVRSPNDQPNATYFDSHGHKDPLGFLPKGFLERTQGNGLVVPSWAPQAQILSHSSTGGFLTHCGWNSILETLVHGVPVITWPLYAEQKMNALYLTKGLKVALRPTIGENGIVGHAEIARVVRGLFEGEEVQSIRSRIRDLKNEAANVLREDGCSTKTLEQLASKLKYKI, encoded by the coding sequence ATGCAGAAAAAACCCCACATAGCCATTGTACCAAGTCCAGGAATGGGACACTTGATCCCTATGGTTGAGTTTGCTAAGAGACTAAAAAATTACCACAATATCTCAGCAACTTTCATCATCTCAAATGATGGACCTTTATCCACATCTCAAAATGCTTTTCTTGATTCACTCCCCAATGGCTTAAACTATCTCATTCTTCCTCCTATCAACTTTGATGATTTGCCACAAGACACCCAAGCAGAAACCCTAATCAGTCTCATGGTTACGCGGTCTCTTCATTCGCTTCGTGAAGCATTAAGGCCCTTGGTTGTAGAAACAAACATGGTGGCTTTATTTGTTGATCTTTTTGGCACAGATGCTTTTGATGTTGCTATTGAATTTGGAGTTCCACCTTATGTGTTTTTCCCATCTAATGCTATGTCATTGTCTTTCACTTTTTATTTGCCTAAACTTGATCAAATGGTTTCATGCGAGTATAGGGACTTGCCTGAACCGGTTCAAATTCCAGGTTGCATACCGGTTCATGGACAAGACTTGGTTGACCCGGTTCAAGATAGAAAGAATGATGCATACAAATGGATGCTTCATAATGTAAAAAGGTATATGATGGCTGAGGGTATAGTTGTAAATACCTTCAAGGAGTTAGAGAGTGATGCCTTGAAAGTATTGCTAGAGGATGGGGCGGGTAAGCCGCGGGTGTATCCAGTTGGACCCCTGATACAAACCGGTTCAAGTAGTGATGTAGATGGGTTAGAGTGTTTGAGGTGGTTAGATGGTCAGCCATGTGGTTCTGTTTTGTACATATCTTTTGGAAGTGGTGGAACCCTTTCAACTAATCAGCTTAATGAGTTAGCCATGGGTTTGGAGTTGAGTGAACAAAAGTTCTTATGGGTGGTTAGAAGCCCTAATGATCAACCTAACGCTACCTATTTTGATTCTCATGGACACAAGGACCCTTTAGGTTTTTTACCAAAAGGGTTCTTGGAAAGAACTCAAGGTAACGGGCTTGTGGTTCCTTCATGGGCCCCACAAGCCCAGATCCTCAGCCACAGTTCAACTGGTGGGTTCCTGACCCATTGTGGCTGGAACTCAATTCTCGAGACTCTAGTCCATGGCGTGCCGGTTATCACTTGGCCACTTTATGCAGAGCAAAAGATGAACGCGTTATACCTAACCAAAGGTCTGAAAGTAGCATTAAGGCCTACTATCGGTGAAAATGGCATTGTTGGTCATGCGGAGATTGCAAGGGTCGTGAGGGGTTTATTCGAGGGGGAAGAAGTGCAATCAATTAGAAGTCGAATTCGGGATCTCAAAAATGAAGCTGCTAATGTTCTTAGGGAAGATGGGTGCTCTACAAAAACCTTAGAGCAATTGGCTTCCAAGTTGAAATACAAGATCTAA